A single genomic interval of Lathyrus oleraceus cultivar Zhongwan6 chromosome 7, CAAS_Psat_ZW6_1.0, whole genome shotgun sequence harbors:
- the LOC127106190 gene encoding uncharacterized protein LOC127106190 isoform X4 has protein sequence MEKSVASENRKSESNEHFNAPVSPPTNPASHDSIGSSSSADDDWEAKADCEPDKLLSPASSEVLPRMSNLKLENTKSPTPKRRGRGTFSYDNDKLYSDRLLDGSIIDDVEDEETRSGSEDKKVQYGTSHVLVLSHFSPSTRTTDLEKVFDDIKNCHFVIRWVNDTVALAVFRTPAEALEAQSNARCSFNMTMKILGEDDAHLSSIKPNDLKPPQQRQKTSVAAAQRMIANSMGIKLTSPSRGTGFQQHKREENTRKERIVNRQKLKEDAWGED, from the exons ATGGAGAAATCGGTAGCATCAGAGAATCGGAAGAGCGAAAGCAATGAACACTT CAACGCCCCAGTTTCACCGCCGACGAATCCCGCTTCACATGATTCTATTGGGAGTTCCTCTTCTGCTGATGATG ACTGGGAAGCAAAAGCTGATTGTGAACCTGACAAGTTACTGTCTCCGGCGTCCTCTGAAGTTTTACCTAGAATGTCAAATCTTAAATTGGAGAACACCAAAAGTCCAACCCCAAAGCGACGTGGAAGGGGAACATTCTCTTATGATAATGATAAACTTTATAGTGATCGGTTACTGGATGGTTCGATTATTGATGATGTTGAGGATGAAGAAACTCGTTCTGGTTCAGAAGATAAAAAAG TACAATATGGGACCAGTCACGTTCTTGTGTTGTCTCACTTTTCACCAAGCACTAGAACAACAGACCTTGAGAAGGTTTTTGATGACATAAAAAATTGTCATTTTGTGATTCGCTGGGTCAATGATACGGTTGCACTTGCAGTATTCCGAACTCCAGCAGAGG CACTTGAGGCTCAAAGCAATGCTCGATGTTCATTTAATATGACAATGAAGATACTTGGTGAAGATGATGCACATCTCAGTTCAATTAAACCAAATG ATCTGAAACCACCTCAGCAAAGACAGAAAACCTCAGTAGCAGCAGCGCAGAGGATGATTGCTAACAGTATGGGGATAAAATTGACCTCCCCAAGCCGTGGTACAGGCTTCCAACAACATAAAAGGGAAGAAAATACTCGAAAGGAACGCATTGTTAACAGGCAAAAATTGAAAGAAGATGCATGGGGAGAAGATTAA
- the LOC127106190 gene encoding uncharacterized protein LOC127106190 isoform X2, with amino-acid sequence MEKSVASENRKSESNEHLLDTSITLLDDFSSSISELQLNAPVSPPTNPASHDSIGSSSSADDDWEAKADCEPDKLLSPASSEVLPRMSNLKLENTKSPTPKRRGRGTFSYDNDKLYSDRLLDGSIIDDVEDEETRSGSEDKKVQYGTSHVLVLSHFSPSTRTTDLEKVFDDIKNCHFVIRWVNDTVALAVFRTPAEALEAQSNARCSFNMTMKILGEDDAHLSSIKPNDLKPPQQRQKTSVAAAQRMIANSMGIKLTSPSRGTGFQQHKREENTRKERIVNRQKLKEDAWGED; translated from the exons ATGGAGAAATCGGTAGCATCAGAGAATCGGAAGAGCGAAAGCAATGAACACTTGTTAGACACCTCCATCACACTCTTGGATGATTTCTCATCTTCTATTTCCGAATTGCAACT CAACGCCCCAGTTTCACCGCCGACGAATCCCGCTTCACATGATTCTATTGGGAGTTCCTCTTCTGCTGATGATG ACTGGGAAGCAAAAGCTGATTGTGAACCTGACAAGTTACTGTCTCCGGCGTCCTCTGAAGTTTTACCTAGAATGTCAAATCTTAAATTGGAGAACACCAAAAGTCCAACCCCAAAGCGACGTGGAAGGGGAACATTCTCTTATGATAATGATAAACTTTATAGTGATCGGTTACTGGATGGTTCGATTATTGATGATGTTGAGGATGAAGAAACTCGTTCTGGTTCAGAAGATAAAAAAG TACAATATGGGACCAGTCACGTTCTTGTGTTGTCTCACTTTTCACCAAGCACTAGAACAACAGACCTTGAGAAGGTTTTTGATGACATAAAAAATTGTCATTTTGTGATTCGCTGGGTCAATGATACGGTTGCACTTGCAGTATTCCGAACTCCAGCAGAGG CACTTGAGGCTCAAAGCAATGCTCGATGTTCATTTAATATGACAATGAAGATACTTGGTGAAGATGATGCACATCTCAGTTCAATTAAACCAAATG ATCTGAAACCACCTCAGCAAAGACAGAAAACCTCAGTAGCAGCAGCGCAGAGGATGATTGCTAACAGTATGGGGATAAAATTGACCTCCCCAAGCCGTGGTACAGGCTTCCAACAACATAAAAGGGAAGAAAATACTCGAAAGGAACGCATTGTTAACAGGCAAAAATTGAAAGAAGATGCATGGGGAGAAGATTAA
- the LOC127106190 gene encoding uncharacterized protein LOC127106190 isoform X3, which translates to MEKSVASENRKSESNEHFNAPVSPPTNPASHDSIGSSSSADDDWEAKADCEPDKLLSPASSEVLPRMSNLKLENTKSPTPKRRGRGTFSYDNDKLYSDRLLDGSIIDDVEDEETRSGSEDKKGTPNLQYGTSHVLVLSHFSPSTRTTDLEKVFDDIKNCHFVIRWVNDTVALAVFRTPAEALEAQSNARCSFNMTMKILGEDDAHLSSIKPNDLKPPQQRQKTSVAAAQRMIANSMGIKLTSPSRGTGFQQHKREENTRKERIVNRQKLKEDAWGED; encoded by the exons ATGGAGAAATCGGTAGCATCAGAGAATCGGAAGAGCGAAAGCAATGAACACTT CAACGCCCCAGTTTCACCGCCGACGAATCCCGCTTCACATGATTCTATTGGGAGTTCCTCTTCTGCTGATGATG ACTGGGAAGCAAAAGCTGATTGTGAACCTGACAAGTTACTGTCTCCGGCGTCCTCTGAAGTTTTACCTAGAATGTCAAATCTTAAATTGGAGAACACCAAAAGTCCAACCCCAAAGCGACGTGGAAGGGGAACATTCTCTTATGATAATGATAAACTTTATAGTGATCGGTTACTGGATGGTTCGATTATTGATGATGTTGAGGATGAAGAAACTCGTTCTGGTTCAGAAGATAAAAAAGGTACACCAAACT TACAATATGGGACCAGTCACGTTCTTGTGTTGTCTCACTTTTCACCAAGCACTAGAACAACAGACCTTGAGAAGGTTTTTGATGACATAAAAAATTGTCATTTTGTGATTCGCTGGGTCAATGATACGGTTGCACTTGCAGTATTCCGAACTCCAGCAGAGG CACTTGAGGCTCAAAGCAATGCTCGATGTTCATTTAATATGACAATGAAGATACTTGGTGAAGATGATGCACATCTCAGTTCAATTAAACCAAATG ATCTGAAACCACCTCAGCAAAGACAGAAAACCTCAGTAGCAGCAGCGCAGAGGATGATTGCTAACAGTATGGGGATAAAATTGACCTCCCCAAGCCGTGGTACAGGCTTCCAACAACATAAAAGGGAAGAAAATACTCGAAAGGAACGCATTGTTAACAGGCAAAAATTGAAAGAAGATGCATGGGGAGAAGATTAA
- the LOC127106190 gene encoding uncharacterized protein LOC127106190 isoform X1 has protein sequence MEKSVASENRKSESNEHLLDTSITLLDDFSSSISELQLNAPVSPPTNPASHDSIGSSSSADDDWEAKADCEPDKLLSPASSEVLPRMSNLKLENTKSPTPKRRGRGTFSYDNDKLYSDRLLDGSIIDDVEDEETRSGSEDKKGTPNLQYGTSHVLVLSHFSPSTRTTDLEKVFDDIKNCHFVIRWVNDTVALAVFRTPAEALEAQSNARCSFNMTMKILGEDDAHLSSIKPNDLKPPQQRQKTSVAAAQRMIANSMGIKLTSPSRGTGFQQHKREENTRKERIVNRQKLKEDAWGED, from the exons ATGGAGAAATCGGTAGCATCAGAGAATCGGAAGAGCGAAAGCAATGAACACTTGTTAGACACCTCCATCACACTCTTGGATGATTTCTCATCTTCTATTTCCGAATTGCAACT CAACGCCCCAGTTTCACCGCCGACGAATCCCGCTTCACATGATTCTATTGGGAGTTCCTCTTCTGCTGATGATG ACTGGGAAGCAAAAGCTGATTGTGAACCTGACAAGTTACTGTCTCCGGCGTCCTCTGAAGTTTTACCTAGAATGTCAAATCTTAAATTGGAGAACACCAAAAGTCCAACCCCAAAGCGACGTGGAAGGGGAACATTCTCTTATGATAATGATAAACTTTATAGTGATCGGTTACTGGATGGTTCGATTATTGATGATGTTGAGGATGAAGAAACTCGTTCTGGTTCAGAAGATAAAAAAGGTACACCAAACT TACAATATGGGACCAGTCACGTTCTTGTGTTGTCTCACTTTTCACCAAGCACTAGAACAACAGACCTTGAGAAGGTTTTTGATGACATAAAAAATTGTCATTTTGTGATTCGCTGGGTCAATGATACGGTTGCACTTGCAGTATTCCGAACTCCAGCAGAGG CACTTGAGGCTCAAAGCAATGCTCGATGTTCATTTAATATGACAATGAAGATACTTGGTGAAGATGATGCACATCTCAGTTCAATTAAACCAAATG ATCTGAAACCACCTCAGCAAAGACAGAAAACCTCAGTAGCAGCAGCGCAGAGGATGATTGCTAACAGTATGGGGATAAAATTGACCTCCCCAAGCCGTGGTACAGGCTTCCAACAACATAAAAGGGAAGAAAATACTCGAAAGGAACGCATTGTTAACAGGCAAAAATTGAAAGAAGATGCATGGGGAGAAGATTAA